In Vicia villosa cultivar HV-30 ecotype Madison, WI linkage group LG7, Vvil1.0, whole genome shotgun sequence, the DNA window GTTTGTATTTTTTCGGTTTTCTTTCTGGCGTGGAATTGTTTGTGAGCAGGGTAGTCCTCTTGTGTGGCTTGGTTTGGCTCTTAAGAAGGATTGTTGAATCAATTTCTTTTGGTTTATTGATTTTGGACTTTTGCCAGCTTTACCTTTGAGGACCTTGTATGGTTTTTGTAATGGACTCTTGAAGGAAATTTGGATAATATTTATAATGTAATGGACAATGATTTTTTTTGGGtaatgaatttgaatattttttatgaatggtCATGATGAATGTTGTAATCTTGAATAAAGGTCATGAATGACTTGGAAATTTGAACCTTGAATTGCTtgaaaatgatgaatataacttgAGAGAATTATAATGCCTTTGTTAACTTGCACTTTGTGACTTGTTTTATTCGAGAAATCCACATACATGAATGTTCCAATACTGAGCTCTTGAATTAATTCTTGCAAATCAATATTGATGCCATAAGGTATTCATAAACTAAAACCTTGTATCATGCTAATTGATAACTCGACAACATTGAATTTATAGCCCAATTACATGAACATCTCACAAAGCCCAAATTAACTTACCTTCTTGCTAAAAACCCTTAACTTTATGAAAAGAAGATGAGAATAGCCTGATGAAGGAGAAATCCACAATAACCATGAAttcaaaccctaattcctcaCTCCACTGCTTGAAGAATAACCGGAAGAAATCAGACTTAATTTACTACTATGCATGCCTCAATCCCATGCCATATTTATTGAtcaaatgaatgtatgaatgttagatgacctaatgcaAGTATGCAAATGACATGCAAAGCCTAAGCtagataaaattaaaataaagagggCACATTTTTTGGTGCAACAACTGGTTTATATTTTTCtcgattttctttgcaaacaggttttaatgatttttttgttaACGGTTAtgctaaatattttaattaaaattgtattACCCCCTCACAAATAAATTGCTTTCTTACAAACTCATTTTTAATTGTGTCAACTAGTTGGAGCACTTCAATCGTAAACCACTGAAAATCTATGTTCCTGAATTAAGAACATATGTAACAAACCTCTCATTAGAGGATCATGTTTAGATGCAGCCAAAAAGTTCCTAAAATCCCATAGTCATATGGTGATAACCGTCTGATCAAGATTAGATGGTTGTGAATAAAGTatgatatttttgaaattattaaaaaaaataaatctaacTTTTTTAAACAGTCTCATCAAGATTAGTTGGCTAGCAAAACATCACGGCTGCGTGAAAACCCTGACTGCATGGAATCCATTTCTCCATTAGAGGCTCTTTAATTAGCTTATATATCATTGTACCATTTCTACTCCCAAATTTCTAACAATACTcttttattaaaatttgaaaccacaaaaacaaaacaaagactcTATCAATTTTGTTGGTGAATACCATTGTAAAAGCAAAATATTACATATAAAGAAACAAGtctaaatgttaaaaaaaatatgcGTTAAGACCAAATGTAAGCACACAAAATTTCCAAGACAATAAACTGAGCAAATTGAAGCATGAGAGACGCAACTTAGAAACATAACCAAAAAACCCATAGTTTAAATGGAATTCTTGACTAGATAAATCAAAATCCATTTGGGTTGAAATTAACCTCGTTAAATGGTGGCTCAGAGAAGTTGATAGAAAATCGATCATCACTATGCATACCATAATTAATGCTCGTCTCCAAACCTTGGATAGTAGCATGATCCATATTAGCCAGCATATCTCCTTCGTTAACAGCTCTAGCACCATTTGCAACCTCCTCGTCATGGACATCCATTGAATCCAATCTCTGCTCAACTTCCTTCAGACTCTTGTCAATAAAGGCTGCTAGGCTAGTAACCTTAGTCGAGCTCATATTTTCCATGCCATATTCACCGGTATGCAAAAATTGACTAATAAGATAAGTCATTTCCTTCTTTTGGTTTTCCTCGATTTGTTTTTTCAACAGATCTTGAGCTTTCATAATGCTCTCTGACAAGAAGCCTTCTAAATCTACCATCTTTCTGCTTCGTTCAAGTTCAGGCAATCTCATGAACCTGTACAATACACTTCTTACTCCAAGCCTAGATGGCCAGACTTCT includes these proteins:
- the LOC131618583 gene encoding agamous-like MADS-box protein AGL80, whose protein sequence is MARGKVKLAYIMNNSTRRATFRKRKSGILKKINELSTLCGIDACAIIYGENYPQAEVWPSRLGVRSVLYRFMRLPELERSRKMVDLEGFLSESIMKAQDLLKKQIEENQKKEMTYLISQFLHTGEYGMENMSSTKVTSLAAFIDKSLKEVEQRLDSMDVHDEEVANGARAVNEGDMLANMDHATIQGLETSINYGMHSDDRFSINFSEPPFNEVNFNPNGF